In the Leptolyngbya sp. FACHB-261 genome, GAATGGTCAATCTGGCAATTTGGAGGTTCAACCTACTTAGTCAGCACACCCACCTCCTGAATTCCAAACAGTCCTGCTCAGTCCGGATCTCCTTGCAAGGTAAGATTTAGAGACTCAAACCGGTGTAGGGGAAGTCTGTCCAGGTGGACAAATTGTACGAAGGCAAAGCCAAGATTCTCTATACCACGGACAATCCGGGAGTTTTGCTATCTCACTTTAAGGACGATGCAACGGCCTTCAATGCGCGAAAGCGGGGCACGATTGTCGGTAAAGGCCAGATTAACTGCTCGGTATCAGCTCATCTATTCAGGCTTCTAGAAGGTGCAGGAGTCGCGACTCACTTTATTGACCAAACTGCACCAGATGAAATGCAAGTCAAAACTGCGCGGATTTTGCCTTTGGAAGTGGTAGTGCGCAATATCGCCGCAGGCAGTCTGACCCAAAGGACCGGTTTACAATCTGGCACTGTTCTGAAACATCCGCTCGTAGAATTCTTCTATAAAAATGACGAGCTAGGTGATCCGCTGGTTACTACAGACCATATTGAGCTGTTGGAGTTAGCGACGCCCAGCCAAATTCAGCAGCTCCGCGAGCTGTCTCTGCGAGTCAATTCGCTGCTACAGCGTTTTTTTGAGCAATGTGGCATTACGCTGGTGGATTTCAAATTGGAGTTTGGCATTGATCAAACTCCAGGTTCTAGTGGTGGAATTCTACTTGCGGATGAAATCAGCCCAGATACCTGTCGGCTTTGGGATAGCAACAGCTCTGACCCCCAAGCTCGGGTTCTGGATAAGGACCGCTTTCGTTTGGACCTTGGTGGTATTGAGGGAGCCTATCAAACGGTCATGGAGCGAATTTTGGCCCAGCCTGTTTAGATTC is a window encoding:
- the purC gene encoding phosphoribosylaminoimidazolesuccinocarboxamide synthase, producing MDKLYEGKAKILYTTDNPGVLLSHFKDDATAFNARKRGTIVGKGQINCSVSAHLFRLLEGAGVATHFIDQTAPDEMQVKTARILPLEVVVRNIAAGSLTQRTGLQSGTVLKHPLVEFFYKNDELGDPLVTTDHIELLELATPSQIQQLRELSLRVNSLLQRFFEQCGITLVDFKLEFGIDQTPGSSGGILLADEISPDTCRLWDSNSSDPQARVLDKDRFRLDLGGIEGAYQTVMERILAQPV